CGGGAGGCGCTTTATCTATTCATTGGAACCCTGGGGTGGGGTTCGGGGTGACGAGGCTGAAAGACCTCTCTTCGCCATGTGGGATGTCTCTATCCTGCCCTCGAGGTCGGGAGTCGATCTCCTGTCAACCAACGCACATATGAGACGGGGCGACATTCGTCGGTCCACTCAATTTCTCCGGTTACGAAATCTGAATTGGATCACGACATCATGAGGGATGACATCGTTTTCGTGTTCACCACATAAGATTTGACGTCAACCGAAGGGAAGACAAAAGAGGGGATCGGGTTCTAGCGATGCGGGTTTCTTATCCGGATAATTCGAAGGTCAAGGGTGCGCGGTTCAACATACTATGATGGGTATTCTTCTCGTTATTGACCCCGATCCTGATTCCCAAGAGTCCTGGGTGCGTCTCGGGGAATCGTGCGGAGTCGAGATAATGGTTGCAGGAAATCTTTCTGATGGAATCAGTCTCTCGACACAACAGTCTGTGGATCTCATCGTTGTCGACTTGTTTCTCCCTCAAAAAAGCGGGTTTTCGTTAATAGCGGAAATCACGTCGAAAGAACACCATCCTCCAATCATTGCGACTTTCTCAGCCGATCAAGCGCCAAAGTTTAATGTTAAACGGTTTGCTCATTTGCTGGGAGCGTCCTATACCTTCGAAAAACCTCTCAACCCCACATTATTTCTTCAAGCCTGTAGGGAGTTGGTAACGCATTTCCCACCTCACGCGGGGTAAGGATACACTGCCAGGCTAGGAGACGGTGACTCAACCTGTTTGGGGAGCACTGTTCTCTCATGATGAACAATCCCCACTGCGGTTTTGAGCCAAATCTTTTCCGTACTGTGAGAAGACACGTTAGGCCATCTGAAGGCTCCGATTGAAAGTATGGCGTTTTTTCTCTGTATGGAAATTTTTTTGTGCCGGCCAAAATACTTCTTCCTCCCTCAACGAATGAGGAGAAACATGAAAATTCAGCGTCACGTCGGGGTTGAGGAGGAATGAGTCGCCAACTTCCGTAATGACCTTCATACAGGACAGGCAAAGGGGTAAGTGCCACATCCGGTAATCAAATCCATATCCCTCCCTGAACATCTCCTGCCATTTCGTATCCTCAAGGCAGGGATAGTAGGGAGGATCGCTTTTTCGATAAAATGGCAATAAGGTTTCCAGATTTTCCCTCACCTGAAGATGAAATGATTCAGGGTTGGACGCTTGATTTTCAACCAACGATTGGACCTCTTGGGTGGTTAATCCAACTTCTTCTGCCGCCTGGAACCATCCCTTTTGCCGCCATCGTGCGAAGTTTTTATAGATGCGTTGGGTCTGCCCTTCTTCCAGACCAAGAAGGAATCCGACCTCGACCGGCTTCATGCCGTAAAAGTGATAGAACAGACAGATCAAGGCATCCCGGCTGAGAACGGCTCGATTGAGCAGGCCATCCAGAAACCGGTACAACACGGGATTGGAGGTTGACGAGGCTTTGGATTCCTGGGGCCTTCCAAAAAAATCTGATATGAACCCATCCAACAACAAGGAAGGCCGACAGGGGAGCTGGGAGGGACAGTATTCGATAAACCGTTCCACCAGATCAAACGACAGACGCAACAATAACTTTTCATGTGCCGAATTGTCGGCCCATTGCCCCATGTCTTGCAGAATACGTCGGATCAGGCCCGACGACCGTTCAAGAAAATAGGAAAAGTTTGCCGGAATGAACTGTTTGAATTCTTCAGAATTGTTAATGACACCGTTGGTTGATGGAGATAGCGTCTTCAAGGTCGTCCTCCTTGTTTGGGGGAATGAAAATGAATGAAAAAATAATGGAAAATCCTCATAGGGTCATCAGGCTGTATTGTTGTACAAATTTATCGAGATGCCCCCCATTTCTGTACTGTTAAAATCCCTTGATTCTGCCGCTACCGACCCTAGGGAAGTCATGGCTGGACGTGGAAGTTCCAAAGGAAAAATCGTAGGAAGCAGAGGACAGCCTTCTAAAAGAGAGGGAGAAAAACCCTGATTTGTCAACTGAATGGGCGGGATAGGTGTGATAGGGTTGAGGCTGAAAAACCAGAAAAATTAGGCATCCACCCGGTTTCTCCATTGGCAGCCTAGCGGGTTCATTGAGGCGAAAGGGCTTAGGTTATGTTGTCTTCCAACCAGATGGCAGAACATATTCGAAATAAAAATTGGCTGGAAACCCCGCTGGGGGACATGGCCGGATGGCCCGCTCAGCTCAAAACCTCCGTCCAAATTATCCTGGATTCGAGATATCCCATGTTTGTCTGGTGGGGGAGACATCTCATCAATATTTATAACGATGCCTATATTCCGATATTGGGGAACCGACATCCGCAGGCGTTGGGTGCTTGTGCATCGGAGATTTGGTCTGATGTCTGGGAGGTGGTTGGTCCCCAGGCCGACATTGTTTTTCAAGAAGGTCGTTCCACATGGAATGAGGATCTTCTCTTATTTATGCGTAGACATGGATTCTTAGAGGAAACCTTTTTTACATTTTCCTACAGCCCGATTAAGAATGAACAAGAAGATATCCTAGGACTCTTTTGTGCCTGTACCGAAGAAACCAGCCAGGTATTAAAAGGGCGAAGGCTTCATGCGCTCAGACGTTTGTCCGCAGTGACGGAAGAAGCCGATTCTGTGGGAGAGGTGTGTCGGCTTTCGGCGGAAATTCTCACAGACAATTCCTTTGATATTCCGTTCAGCCTCATATATTTGTGGGATAAGGACGTACGCTCTCTGTGTCTGGCCGCACAATCAGGTTTTCAGTCTGATTCACTCCTGACTCCACTTCGACTCGAGATGGATGGAGACATGTTTCATCCTCAGCCATGGTGGCCGCTGTCACTTTCCCACAGGCGGGATGAGACCGTCTTCACTATAAACAGGCAGCTGAATCTTCCCGGAGGGCCGTGGCCGGAGCCGCCCCATCAGGGGATAGTGCTGCCTGTGGAGTCCTGGGAGACACAAAAACAATCCGGCTATCTAATTGTGGGGATCAGTCCGAGGCTGGCCATTGATGACCAGTACCGTGAGTTTTTGAATCTGCTCGCGAAGGGGATCTCGGGAGCCATTAATCGTGCGCAGGTCCGGACCGAAGAGCGGAAACGGATTGAAGCCTTGGCCGAACTGAACCGGGCCAAAACCGATTTTTTCAGTAATGTGAGCCACGAGTTCCGCACACCTCTCACACTGATTCTCGGGTCTCTGGAAGAAGCGATGCAAACCACCACCTTCACCACGGCTCCTGGTGTGGAGGTGGCCCACCGAAATGCGGTGCGGATGCTGAAGCTGGTGAACACGCTATTGGACTTTTCCAGTCTGGAAGCAGGCCGCATGCAGGCCGTGTTTGAACCGGTGGATCTCTGTGAGTTGACCATTGACCTGGCATCGTCGTTTGAATCCGCCATGAAAAATGCCGGTCTGGAATTTGTCGTGTCCTGTTCCATGCTGTCTCAACCGGTCTACGTGGATCGGACCTGCTGGGAAAAGATCATGCTGAATCTGCTTTCCAATGCCTTAAAGTTCACGTTGCAAGGACGGGTGTCCATGGAAGTCAGTCCGCATGGGGAGAGCGTGGATGTCCGGATTGAGGATTCCGGAGTCGGCATGAGCCGGGAGACGCTTTCTCATGTGTTTGACCGGTTCTTTAGGGCCAAGGAAGCCCAGGGACGAACATTTGAAGGAACCGGAATCGGTCTGGCCTTAGTGAAAGAGTTGGTCGAAATGCATGGCGGGAGGATTCATGTAGAGAGTGAACCCGGAAGAGGAAGTGTGTTTACCGTGACGGTGCCGTTCGGATTTCATCACCTTCCGCCGGAGCAGGTGTGCCACACATCGACGCAACCAAAGGACGAACGTGTGGCCAAGTCGTTCATTTTGGAGACCCAGCAGTGGGCCGGAGCCACGGATCATGAACCGGCCGGTCAAAAAAATCTCCAGGATGAAGAAGCTTTACCCCAGGAAATGGATCACTCACGCCCCACCATTTTACTGGTTGAAGACAATCGGGATATGCGGAATTATTTGACGCGTTTACTGTGTGCCGACTATGAGGTGGTGTCTGTCTGTGACGGGCAGGAAGCCTTGGAGCGGATTCACACGGTCCGCCCTCACCTTATTCTGAGTGATATCATGATGCCCCGCATTGATGGACATGAATTGCTGACACGTCTTCGGTCCAATCAGGATTTTCAATCGACCCCGTTTATCTTCCTATCGGCCAGGGCCGGTCAGGAGGCCGAAATAGATGGACTTCTGACCGGTGCGGATGACTATCTCGTCAAGCCGTTTTCGGGGAGAGAGCTTCTGGCAAGGGTAAAAAAAATACTTCAATTGGCCGCGATGCGTCGTACCGCGATCGAATATCAATCACGTTTCCAGTATCTCGCCCACCACCCCGAGATCATGACCTGGATTACGGACGCAGACGGGAACTGTGTCTTCCTCAGTCAAACCTGGTATGACTTGACCGGGCAGACAGAGGCAACCGGGCTCGGTGAGGGTTGGTTGTCTGCCATTCATCCTCAGGATCGTCTATCTACCGAACAGGCGTTTTACGAAGCGAACAGAAAAAGACAGTCCGTTCGACTGGAATATCGCCTTCGGAGTGCGAAGGGTGAGTATCACTCTGTTCTGGATTCCGCCTCGCCCCGCTTTGAATCGGACGGCCGATATTTGGGGTATGTCGGTTTGGTGCTGGACCTTTCCTATCAGAAAGATATCGAGGAACAACACCTGGAAAGTGAAGAGCGATTTCGTACTCTTGCCAATACGATTTCCCAATTTGCCTGGATGGCTGATTCCACGGGATGGGGATATTGGTACAACGCACGCTGGTACGAGTATACCGGGACCACGTTCAAGGATATGGAAGGGTGGGGCTGGAGGAAAGTCCATCACCCCGATCATGTCGACCGGGTGGTTGAAAAAATCCGCCGCTGTTTTCAATCCGGGCACATATGGGAGGACACCTTTCCTCTCAAGGGCAAGGACGGTGAATACCGATGGTTTCTCTCAAGAGCCGTGCCCATTCGGAATCAGCATGGGGAGGTCGTGCGATGGATCGGCACCAATACGGACATTACCGAATTAAAAACTACACAGGAGCAACTCCAACACCTGACGATCAAATTAGAAAGCCAAATTGCCAAACGCACGGAAGAGCTGCGGCATAATCAATCCCGTTTGCAGGCACTCGTGGGTGAACTGATTCTGACGGAACAGCGCGAACGACGGAGGATTGCCGAGGAACTTCATGATTTTCTGGCGCAACTCCTCGTCGCCTGCCGGTTGCACGTCAACAGACTTGAGCAGATGAGTCACGAGGGTCACATGCTTCCGGTTCTTCAAGAAATTGATCGCATTCTCAACCAATCGGTGGCGTATACACGCTCGCTGGTGGCTCAATTGGTCCCGTCAGTGTTGTATCAATTCGGGTTACTCAAGGCTTTGCAGTGGTTGGCAGAGGATATGAAACAATATGGACTGACCGTGGAAGTCAAAATGGAGCGCGACCATCTGACGCTCACCGAGAATGAGGCGGTGCTTTTGTTTCAATCCATTCGTGAACTTATGATGAACGTGGTGAAACATGCCGGCGCGGACACCGTCTATCTGGCCGTCAGCCTTTCCTCACCGGATGAGGTCTGTATCGACATTTCGGATCGGGGCGTTGGCTTCGATCCCAACCTCATCGAAAAACATAGCCATACGGCCAATCAATTCGGATTGTTCAGTATTCGAGAACGCATGTCTTTATTAGGTGGACGGATGGTCATAGACTCGAGTCCCGGTTCCGGAACACGCATCCGCTTGTATGTGGCCCTCTCTGAGCATGACCAATCACATGTGACCGTACCTTTTTCAGATGGTGCACCTTCGATAGCCCAGGGAGCCGGTCAAGGCTCAAGTCCGGAAATGTCCTCGGGTTATCGAGTCCTTTTGGTCGATGACCATGCCGTGGTTCGACAGGGATTGCGAAGTTTGCTGGATGCCTGGCCCGACGTCGAGGTTGTCGGAGAAGCGGGGGATGGGATCGAAGCCATCCGTCTGACAGAATCTCTGCAACCGGATGTGGTGGTCATGGATATTAATATGCCACATATGAACGGTATTGACGCCACCAGGCAGATTCGTCAGAACAACCCCAATATTCAGGTGATCGGATTATCGGTTCGTCAGGATAAGGAAACGGAGCAAGCCATGCGTGAAGCCGGTGCGGCCGGCTATTTGTCCAAGGAAACTGCCGGACAAGACCTGTATCGCATGATTGCCCGTATAGCCCGGCTGCATCAAAACTTCAGTTAAACCTCTACGCAGATTCTGAATCCCGGATAATTTTTGTTTGTGCCCGCCAAATTTGTCAACTGACATTCCCGGGGTTTTTCCTCATGGTATCCAAGACCGTTCCTGCTCATCTTTCAGTCAATGGGATACGCCTTTGCTGGTTTACACTGTTATCATTGCTCTGATTTTTGGCCTTTCGGCCGGTCCTGGAATGGCCGCAGAGGACGTGGAAAATACTGCCGAGGTTACTGGAAAAGAGGTTCAAAAGGTACAGGATATCGAGATAGCCGTGGCCATTAAAAACCGGTTGTCCAGGGTCGATCGCCAATCGTTTTCCTCAATTGAAGTGTCAGTGAAGGATGGCATTGCCACCTTGACCGGGACAGCCGACAGTCTTTGGATTCAGCAGCGTGCCACGGAAATTTCTCAGGCTATTCGTGGCGTTGGAGGGGTCATCGATCGCATCTCAGTGGGACCGGTCGTGACAAACGACGATACCGGCCTACAGCGACAACTTGAATACCTCTTCCTCCAAGATCCGGTGGTGGAGCGCGACGACATTCATGTTGATGTGGTCGAAGGAGTCGTCACCTTGACGGGTCAGGTGCACTCCCGGCAAGAACAACACACTGCGCTCAATTTAGCCAAAATGGTCAAAGGCATTCGCGAGGTTCGGGACCTTTTGAAGGTGGAGAGCGTTCCAGATAGGCCGGATTCAATCCTGAAGGAGGAAATCACCCATCGTCTGGCATTTGATGTCTGGGTGGTCAACCCATCCCTCTTACATGTCCAGGTGGAAAAGGGTCGCGCGATTCTGACTGGACAGGTGGAAAGCGTATACGAAAAAAGTCGGATTGCCGAATTGGCATGGGTCGAAGGTGTGCAGGACGTGGATGTGAGCGGTATCACCATTAATTGGGTGTCGCCGGATCCGATGATGCGGACTCAGCGTCCCGCGTTTACGGACCGGGAAGTTGCCACTGCCATTCAAAAAGTGCTGGCGTATGACCGCCGAGTCGCGCCATTCGGGATCAGTGTGACGGTAAAAAATGGGACGGTGACCTTGAAAGGAAGTGTACCCTTTCTCTCCATTAGACGTGAGGCTGAGCACAACGCCAATAACACGGTCGGGGTCCAATCCGTCAACAATCTTATCATCGTCCAGTCCAAAGCGACTCCAAAGGATGCCGATATCCAGGCCCGGTTGTTCGCCGCGTTTTCACGAGATCCTGTCTTGAAGCCCTTCTCCCTCGGGGGATCGGTCAAAAAAGGAGCTGTCCTGCTAACGGGGACGGTCGATTCGATTTATGAACGAAACCATGCCGAAAACGTGGCATCCCGGATCCGAGGCGTGACAAGCCTGACCAATCACATCAGCTTTTCAAATTCCGAAATCGAAAAAACGGACTGGGAAATCCAACTGGATTTCGAAAACCAGGTGTGGTGGAGCCCCTTCTTATCGAGCCAGGATATTGTGGCGACGGTGGAAGATGGCAAGGCGACCTTGTCCGGATCAGTTCAGCATATGCACCACCGGCTCATGGCCGAACAGCAGGCGTTTGAGGCAGGAGCCTCGATCGTCATCAACCGCTTGCGAGTGGGAAAATCTCTCGCTTCTTCTGATTTGTTCAGTCAAGACATTCATTCCCGACGTTGAAAGTCGGGCTGGTCCAAATCGGAACAATCAAATCCATTTTCACTCTAATCCCCATCGTTTCAATTTTGTATGAAATCCTCTTTTGAGTGCCAGGGAAGGCATGAAATCCTCCCCATAGCCCGCTTAGGTATTTAACCTCAAGGGTAATAGAGAGTAGCGCGAATTACCGGGACGCGTAAAATCAAAAGACTTTTTTCATACTTTTTTTTAATTTTTTTTCGTTTTTATCACCTAACTAATCACCTAACCCATAGGGAGGACATGGTAATGAAATGCACTATTAGCACCCCTGGCCAACAAGTGGTCCTGACACTCACCGTGGATCTCAGTATTAATACCCCTAATTTGAGTCGAACCGACATGTTATTGGAGCGTGTGGTCTCGTCGCCGATTTCCTTACTCATTTTAGATTTACGGTCCTTGTCATGTGTGAATTCTATCGGGACCTGGACCATCTTCCAGATTGTGTTTAAAGCCAGGGAACAGGGGAAAGGTGTATTTTTGTATAACATGCAACCTTCCATTCAACCCTATTTGAAAGAGGCAGGAATATTGGAATTGTCCACCTCAATTGAATCCCAGGAGGAGCTCGGAAATGTGTTAGAAGGGAATTTCCGGCTTCCGAGGTTATGTGCAAATGGGGAAAAGTTGAAGACCCCATTAAACGAAAGGCAGGTATCATCTGCCGGAATAGCATCGGTGTAGAAAACGCGCCTGACTTGAGAAATGTATGTTTGAATGATCAGGTGATTGCAGGGTTCAGACGTGAAGGAGTGTTGCGAAATGGTCAGCTCATTCATCATCCTGACTTGTGGCGGGAGTTAGGTCGCAGAAGTGAAAACTGCCATATGAATAATTTTAATCCCCTTTCCACAAGTGGTTAGGTACACCGATGGAGAATGAAACCGAATAAATTTCGGCACATGCTCTTTCTTTGAAACCGTGAGGTAGAGTAATATTCACACGAACTTCGCGGAAAGCCAAGACTTTTAGTGACTAGAAAAAAAGATTCGTCCAAGGGTCGATCAGCATCCTCCCCTGCTCCCTCGCCGAAGCAATCCCCAACCGTCAAAAAAGCACGGAAGTCCTCCAATAGCCCAAAGGCTTCCTCTTCAGCACCAAGCCCTACACCAGATTCCCAGAGGGTGGCGGCTGATTCGCAGTCCAATGCCTTTCCCATTGCCGGGATCGGCGCTTCGGCTGGAGGGCTCGAGGCATTGGGCGGGTTCTTTTCCACGCTTCCTGAGGATAGCGGAATGGCTTTTGTGGTGATTCAGCACCTGGCTCCCGATCGCGAAAGCCTGATGCCGGAATTGCTGACGCGGAAGACCTCGCTGCCGATTCATGTCGCGGTAGATGAAACGTTAGTCGAACCCAATCATATTTATATTATGCCTCCGAACACGCAATTGAGCATTGAGGGTGGATTTTTGCGAGTGGACCGTCCTTCACAAGTGCATGGCCTTCGAACGCCCATCGATAAGTTTTTCCAATCCCTGGCCGAAGATCAGGGTCCATTTGCCATCGGAGTGATTCTGTCCGGCGCAGGGTCCGACGGAGCAGTCGGGCTTCGATCCGTGAAGGAGCATGGCGGGTTAACGATTGCCCAATCAGCCGAAACGGCCCAATTCTCCGGGATGCCGACGAGTGCCATTCTGACCGGATTGATCGATCATATCCTCCCGGTCGAAGCCATCGCGGAAGTGCTGATTCTCTATGCGAAGTATTTATACGAATTACGGGACGGGAAAGGACTGGACACCCTTCGTGCAGAAGCGCTGAACCACTTAGACGTGATCTGTTCGCATCTGCACCGTCGGACCGGACACGATTTCCGTGGCTACAAACGGAATACGATGGGTCGGCGGGTTCAGCGGCGCATGCAGATTCTGCACATTGCCTCTCCCGCGAGTTATGTCAAACGATTACAGGAGGACTCGGATGAAGTCGATGGGTTGTTTAAGGAGCTGTTAATCGGTGTGACGCAATTTTTTAGAGATCCGGAAGCGTTTGCATTTTTCTCCGGCACGATCGTCCCCAAGATCGTGCAATCCAAACAAAACGATGAAGCCATCCGGGTGTGGGTCCCGGGCTGTTCGACGGGAGAAGAAGCGTATTCGCTGGCGATTCTCTTTCATGAATACCTCCGTCGGGAACATCTTAGCATTCCTATTCAAATCTTCGGGACGGATATTGATGAACGGGCATTGGATTTTGCCCGCCGTGGACGATATCCGGAGAGCATTCGGGAGGATGTGCCGCCCGATCGACTGTTCCAGTTCTTTGAACAGGAGGGTTCCGTTTATCGGGTCGCCAAGGAAATACGCGAATTATGTATCTTTTCCTTTCATAATCTCGTCGGCAATCCCCCGTTTTCCCGCATGGATGTGATTTCCTGCCGGAACCTGTTGATCTACATGGAACCCGATCTTCAGAATCAGATGTTTGCCGTGTTTCATTATTCCCTCAACCCTGAGGGCTATCTGTTTCTCGGCGCGTCGGAACAGGCGGAAGACCAATCCCGATTCTTTCACTCCGTGAATAAACGCTTTCGGGTGTTTCAACCCAAAGAGATCATGCGCCGCACATTTCCCAACTTTCCGATACGGGGACCGCGTGGCCGCCTGCCTACTGCGAAACCGGCTCTGTTTCCCCAGATGCAGGACCCCTTCACGCACACCTTCGATCAACTGGTGAGAGAGGAGTACGGTCCTCCCGCGGTGTTGATCGATAAAGATTGCCATGTGCAATATGTCTCCGGCCGGACCGGGACCTACCTGCAGCTTCCCTCAGGTTCGCTCGACGTGAATTTGATCAATATGGTCACGCCGGATTTGCGTATGCCCTTGCGAACCGGAATATTCAAGGCCGTGAAAACCGGCAAGGAAGTGGTCAACCCCAATATTCAATTGGCTGTGAATGATGATCTGCAATCTGTGGATATCATTGTTCGTCCGCTGTTTCATGCCAAGCAATCATCCGATCTGCTGATGGTGGTCTTCCGTGAGAAAGGACTCACCCGGAAATCTTCCAAAGTCCCGAAGAAATACTCCAAAGGCGAGCACCGGACGATCACGGACTTGGAGCAGGAAATTCACGCCACCAAGGAGCATTTGCAAACGGCCCTGGAAGAACTGGAGACCTCCAACCAGGATTTGAAATTTTCCAATCAGGAATTGATGTCGGTCAATGAGGAGCTCCAATCCGCCAATGAAGAACTGCAAACATCCACGGAAGAATTGCAGTCGATCAATGAAGAATTGGAAACGGTCAATGCGCAACTCTCAGGAAAAGTGGAGGAACTGGATCACGCCAATAGCGATATGGAAAATCTTTTTCGGACGACGGACATTGCCACGTTATTTCTAAATGCCGATTTAGGTATTCAGAAATACACGCCTGCTGCCCAAAAGATGTTTCAGTTTTTGGATACCGATCTCGGCCGGCCCATCACTCAATTGTCCTCATTTTCTGAGGATAAAACGTTAATGGGGGATATTCGGGAGGTGCTGCGCACCTCACGGATTAAGGAGCGGACGCGCCGATTTTCTCATGACACCCGGACATTTTTCTCACGATTGACTCCCTACCAAAGCAGCAACAATGAGGTCGAGGGAGTCGTGCTGACCTTTGTGGACATCACGCAGCTTTCCAATGTGGAAGATCAAGTGCTTCGTTTCTCTCAACAACAGAAGGTGATGGCGGACTTCGCCCAGTTGGCGCTTCAGGAAAGAGATGTGCAGAGGGTCATGGACGCATGTGTGACACTCCTGAGTCAGACCTTACCGATCGAAATGGCCAAAGTGCTTGAATTATTGCCGGGAGGAGAGTCTCTCCTTCTTCGCGCCGGAATCGGATGGAAAGAAGGATTGGTCGGCCATGCGGTGGTGGGCACCGATCTCGATTCCCAGGCTGGGTATACGCTGATATGCGACAAGCCCGTGATCGTCAAAGATCTATCCCGGGAAAGCCGGTTTTCCGGTCCCTCCTTACTGATTGATCATCAGGTGACCAGTGGCATGAGTTGCATCATCCGGGATCAGGACGGCAATCCGCACGGAGTGCTCGGTGTGCATACGTCATCGAGTCGGGAGTTTGGGGAGAAGGAGGTAGAGTTCCTACAAGCCATGGCCAATATTCTGGCCTCGGCCATACACCGGAAAAATATCGAAAATAAACTGCAGTCCATGACCGAATCGCTGGAAGGCCGCGTCGCTGAACGGACACAGGAACTCCTTCAGCATCAACACCGACTGCGTCAACTGTCCTTAGACCTTATTCTCACCGAACAACGGGAACGGCGTCGCATTGCCACCGAATTACATGATTATTTGGGCCAGTTGCTGGTTGTGGGGAAGATCAAAGTCAGTCAGTTGCAACAAGCCGATCTTTCGAATCGGCAGGCACCTCTTGTGCGGGAAATGGAAGAATCTCTGGATGAGGCGTTGCAATACACGCGGGATCTCATTCCTCAAATCAGTCCGCCCATCTTGTATGAATTCGGGTTCATGGCAGCCATCCGATGGTTGGCCGAAAAAATGGGCCGGTATGATTTGCGCGTCACGGTGACCTCTCATGTTGATGATCATCTATTAAATCTTCCGGAATCCGACTCAATTATTCTGTATCAGGTCATCAGGGAATTATTGTTGAATGTGATGAAGCATGCCCAAACCCAGGAAGCCTCCATTGTCCTCAATTTAGTCTCACCGGAGTTTTTTGGAATAGAAGTGGCGGATCGCGGATGTGGTTTTGATCTGTCCTCGACCCGTGAAACTCATTCCCACTACGAAAAATTCGGCCTGTTAAATGTGCAAGAACGCGTGGAAAGTCTTGGAGGTGAATGTGAGGTTCTTTCGACTGTCGGTGCGGGCACCCGCGTGCTGATCAAGATGCCTTTTTCCTTTCAAGATGCTGAGTTGGAGGCCATTCAGCTCTCCTCTCCTGCCAAGGCTGTGGAGATTGCGAATCCCGGGAAAATGGAGGAAAGCATTCGGGTCGTGCTTGCGGATGACCATCCCATATTCCGTGAAGGATTGAGCACCATGTTAAATGCCTGCCCCGATATTCAGGTGGTCGGAGAAGCCCAAAACGGCGAACAGGCGGTTGAGCTTGTTCGGTCTCTCCATCCTGATGTGGTGGTGATGGATATCAATATGCCGGTGATGAACGGAATAGAAGCTACCCGCCTCATCAAAGCCAGCCACCCGTCAGTCTATGTTATCGGGTTGTCCATGCATGGGGATCAGATCGTGACCAAGAACTTTGCAGAGGCTGGAGGAGATGAATATGTTTCCAAAGGGGATTCATTCGGTTCCTTCGCCGAATTCATTCGATCCAGTCAAAAAAATCGATGATGTCTCTTGAGCCCCTCACATAAAAATTAAGTCCCAGGAGCGAAGAAGGGAAGCGAAAGAATCTCGCTATACCTATCGCACGCGTGACCATCATTTTCGACTTCCCGGTTCTACGGTTGTCATGCTGAGCTGCAGGCGAAGCATCTCCCCAGGCCAAGGCCCGGTTGGGCCGGGCTCAGATCCTTCGTCAGACTCCGGATGACAATGCCGAGGGGCTGGATAATGATCGCCCCACCATATCGGTGTCATGCTGAGCTGCAGGCGAAGCATCTGGCCAAGCCGTGACTCGGTTGAGCCAAGCCTAGATCCTTCGTCCGACTCAGGATGACCAAGCGGAGG
Above is a window of Candidatus Nitrospira neomarina DNA encoding:
- a CDS encoding chemotaxis protein CheB produces the protein MAADSQSNAFPIAGIGASAGGLEALGGFFSTLPEDSGMAFVVIQHLAPDRESLMPELLTRKTSLPIHVAVDETLVEPNHIYIMPPNTQLSIEGGFLRVDRPSQVHGLRTPIDKFFQSLAEDQGPFAIGVILSGAGSDGAVGLRSVKEHGGLTIAQSAETAQFSGMPTSAILTGLIDHILPVEAIAEVLILYAKYLYELRDGKGLDTLRAEALNHLDVICSHLHRRTGHDFRGYKRNTMGRRVQRRMQILHIASPASYVKRLQEDSDEVDGLFKELLIGVTQFFRDPEAFAFFSGTIVPKIVQSKQNDEAIRVWVPGCSTGEEAYSLAILFHEYLRREHLSIPIQIFGTDIDERALDFARRGRYPESIREDVPPDRLFQFFEQEGSVYRVAKEIRELCIFSFHNLVGNPPFSRMDVISCRNLLIYMEPDLQNQMFAVFHYSLNPEGYLFLGASEQAEDQSRFFHSVNKRFRVFQPKEIMRRTFPNFPIRGPRGRLPTAKPALFPQMQDPFTHTFDQLVREEYGPPAVLIDKDCHVQYVSGRTGTYLQLPSGSLDVNLINMVTPDLRMPLRTGIFKAVKTGKEVVNPNIQLAVNDDLQSVDIIVRPLFHAKQSSDLLMVVFREKGLTRKSSKVPKKYSKGEHRTITDLEQEIHATKEHLQTALEELETSNQDLKFSNQELMSVNEELQSANEELQTSTEELQSINEELETVNAQLSGKVEELDHANSDMENLFRTTDIATLFLNADLGIQKYTPAAQKMFQFLDTDLGRPITQLSSFSEDKTLMGDIREVLRTSRIKERTRRFSHDTRTFFSRLTPYQSSNNEVEGVVLTFVDITQLSNVEDQVLRFSQQQKVMADFAQLALQERDVQRVMDACVTLLSQTLPIEMAKVLELLPGGESLLLRAGIGWKEGLVGHAVVGTDLDSQAGYTLICDKPVIVKDLSRESRFSGPSLLIDHQVTSGMSCIIRDQDGNPHGVLGVHTSSSREFGEKEVEFLQAMANILASAIHRKNIENKLQSMTESLEGRVAERTQELLQHQHRLRQLSLDLILTEQRERRRIATELHDYLGQLLVVGKIKVSQLQQADLSNRQAPLVREMEESLDEALQYTRDLIPQISPPILYEFGFMAAIRWLAEKMGRYDLRVTVTSHVDDHLLNLPESDSIILYQVIRELLLNVMKHAQTQEASIVLNLVSPEFFGIEVADRGCGFDLSSTRETHSHYEKFGLLNVQERVESLGGECEVLSTVGAGTRVLIKMPFSFQDAELEAIQLSSPAKAVEIANPGKMEESIRVVLADDHPIFREGLSTMLNACPDIQVVGEAQNGEQAVELVRSLHPDVVVMDINMPVMNGIEATRLIKASHPSVYVIGLSMHGDQIVTKNFAEAGGDEYVSKGDSFGSFAEFIRSSQKNR